The following coding sequences are from one Oceanidesulfovibrio indonesiensis window:
- a CDS encoding PAS and helix-turn-helix domain-containing protein, producing the protein MESMNRDHKLHNRTAGIGMVETHAGETDAESKEYTAAPEDTKALFTTLFATVEKPLLLFDNRGKVLAANPSARDLFGADGEMTGREASSLFGGDGGRRFLDEILDGNGRPASLEAVSCNDAAGNSVRANLRVTPARLSGSTCYQVFVDAQHDTGSLEQQLARKRRELDEMTITLKNVMETVTRDKRQLKSEMARQIEVELFPMLEKMSHEGASDIRRSYSEVIKRQLRRITGGAHAEPDPMLMKLTPTELEICRYIQAGQGTKEIAEMMHSAFETIQTHRKNIRRKLKLKGRKVSLCMYLQSRATLPPPGGAFDSFEAEDQ; encoded by the coding sequence ATGGAATCTATGAACCGCGACCACAAGCTGCATAACCGCACAGCCGGAATCGGAATGGTCGAGACGCATGCAGGCGAGACCGATGCCGAATCGAAAGAATACACGGCGGCGCCCGAGGATACCAAGGCCCTGTTCACAACACTGTTCGCCACGGTGGAGAAGCCTTTGCTGCTCTTCGACAACAGAGGCAAGGTCCTTGCCGCCAACCCCAGCGCCCGGGATCTGTTCGGCGCCGACGGCGAGATGACCGGCCGCGAGGCCTCCTCCCTGTTCGGCGGTGACGGCGGCCGTCGCTTCTTGGATGAAATTCTGGACGGCAACGGCAGGCCTGCGAGCCTGGAGGCCGTCTCCTGCAACGATGCCGCGGGCAACAGCGTGCGGGCCAACCTGCGCGTGACCCCTGCCAGACTGTCGGGCTCTACTTGCTACCAGGTTTTCGTGGACGCCCAGCACGACACCGGCTCCCTGGAGCAGCAGCTTGCGCGCAAGCGCCGGGAACTGGACGAGATGACCATCACCCTGAAGAACGTGATGGAGACCGTGACGCGCGACAAGCGCCAGCTCAAGAGCGAGATGGCGCGTCAGATAGAGGTGGAGCTCTTCCCCATGTTGGAGAAGATGTCTCACGAAGGCGCCAGCGATATTCGCAGGAGCTACTCCGAAGTCATCAAGCGCCAGCTGCGGCGCATCACCGGCGGGGCGCACGCCGAGCCCGATCCCATGCTCATGAAGCTGACGCCGACCGAGCTGGAGATCTGCCGCTACATCCAGGCGGGGCAGGGCACCAAGGAAATCGCCGAGATGATGCACTCGGCCTTCGAGACCATCCAGACCCACCGCAAAAACATCCGGCGCAAGCTCAAGCTCAAGGGCCGCAAGGTCTCCTTGTGCATGTACCTGCAATCCCGGGCGACGCTGCCGCCTCCCGGGGGGGCCTTCGACTCGTTCGAGGCCGAAGACCAGTAG
- a CDS encoding EF-hand domain-containing protein, with protein MMRAIALACLLAAAVTAFAATDRYPADFSEMDLNNDGVLTWDEFHAYYPELSRDAFDGADQENDGRVTPEEWQEFIKKPR; from the coding sequence ATGATGCGAGCAATTGCTCTTGCGTGTCTGCTGGCAGCGGCTGTCACGGCCTTTGCCGCCACGGACCGCTACCCTGCGGATTTTTCGGAAATGGACCTGAACAATGACGGGGTGCTCACCTGGGATGAGTTCCACGCCTACTACCCGGAGCTCTCCCGCGACGCTTTCGACGGCGCGGACCAGGAGAACGACGGCCGCGTGACCCCGGAGGAATGGCAGGAGTTCATCAAAAAACCGCGATAG
- a CDS encoding Hpt domain-containing protein — MNGCTEPGARFDTALFEERCKCGGDGYLELAAVFSTYMDDEMSILSEAVGRSGKVGSQEQATQLAARAHSLAGGAATFGLRGVQEASLQMERTLLQGRAEGIRASFLVLDDECSHAREFLRRVAKRQEPVSPEATCRND; from the coding sequence ATGAACGGATGCACGGAGCCGGGCGCTCGTTTCGATACGGCACTGTTCGAGGAGCGCTGCAAATGCGGAGGCGACGGATACCTCGAACTGGCCGCGGTCTTTTCCACATACATGGATGACGAAATGTCGATTCTGTCCGAGGCTGTCGGGCGCTCCGGCAAGGTGGGCAGTCAGGAACAAGCGACACAGCTGGCAGCCAGGGCCCACAGCCTGGCCGGCGGCGCCGCCACCTTCGGGCTGCGCGGGGTTCAGGAAGCCTCCCTGCAGATGGAGCGGACGCTTCTGCAGGGACGCGCCGAGGGCATACGGGCGAGTTTTCTGGTGCTGGACGATGAATGCAGCCACGCCAGGGAGTTTCTGAGGCGCGTGGCGAAACGCCAGGAACCAGTGTCTCCGGAAGCAACATGCCGCAATGATTGA